GTCTACACATTAGCAACATACCTGACAAAAACTCGCAACAAATCTTACTCTTCCCAGTGATTCAGAGTCTCAAGATCCCGATACTCAGAGATATCCCACGTCTCAGGCATGTTGGCCATACCAAGCTCCTGACCCTGGTACACAAAGACAGTCCCGCTCTGGAAGCAGAGGAACGTGGCAAACATCTTGGCCGCAAGATTTCGGAACTCGGGCTTGTCGGATGCCCAGCGGGAGATTGTCCTCGCTTGGTCGTGGTTCTCCAGGTACAGCGCGTTCCAGCCGCGGTTCTTGTACATAAAGGTCTGCCACTTGTCGACGATGGACTTGAGATCTGACATGGCCCACTTGCGGGGGGAGAATTTGCCTTGGTCGCCATGGTCCATGTCCACGCTGCGAGAGTCAGCTCACTGAAGGTTTTCATCGTTATCATGGCGCTTACATCTCAAAGTTGAAAATCATGTTCAGCTCTCCTCGGCTCTCTCCCACGCTCTTGATAACCTCCTTGGGATCTTGGACCGACGGCATCTCTCCGACTGAAAAGGCATTGTACTCTTTCAGGATCTTGCCAATGTCTTGTAAATATTCGTGGAGTCTCGGACCGCAGGCAAAGTGCTCGACACCGCTCTGGTACTTGGCCGAAGGAATCGTCACCTCTGCGTCTGGAAGTCCGGGTGTCTTGCTGATGAAGTTGATAACGTCCATCCTGTCCAGGGTTAGTCATATACAATGCTTTAACACCGACAACGTACCGGAATCCATCGACACCCTTGTCTAGCCAAAACCGAATAATATCGTGGACGGCATCGCGGACTGGAGGGTGCTCCCAGTTGAGATCAGGCTGTTCCTTGGCAAACAGATGGAGATAATATTCGTCGGTTGCTTCATCGTATTCCCACGCGCTGCCTCCGAAGAACGCGCCCCAGTTGTTAGGAGGCTGTCTCGTGCCGTCTTTGTCGTATCTTGGCTTCCTCCAGATGTACCAGTCGCGATATTTATTGTCTCGAGATGATTTTGATTCTTGGAACCACTTGTGCTGTTTCCCAATCCCGTCAGTGTATTGAAATCGTAGTGGGCTCGGCCTTCGTACCTGATCTGATGTGTGATTGACGACGAGGTCCATAAGGAACTTCATCCCTCTCTGATGAAGACCCTCAATCAACCTCTCCACATCCCCCAAGGTTCCATACTGTGGATCGATATCGCAATAGTCTGCGACATCGTAACCCATGTCAACCTTGGGGGATGGGTAGATGGGGCACACCCAGACGATGTCAACACCGAGTTGCTTGAGGTAGTCAAGCTTCTCGATCACACCGGGGATATCGCCAATGCCATCTCCATTGGAGTCTTTGAAAGATGAAGGGTAGATCTGGTAGACTGAGGCTTCCTTCCACCAGGCCTCTGTAACGGGGCTGGCGTTTGGTAGCGATGTGGCAGAGGGCATTGTGTTGAGATGTGTGTGGAAATACCTggggagatcaaggagaggGGAAACGGAGGGGCTCTTTTATCCCCGTGAGAGCAATAAATGGAGCACCTCCCTTGATGTCACATCATCAGCCTAATATCATTATTCGTCTAAGCCAAGTGGTAGTCACTAGTGACTGCGACCTCAAAAAACCTCCCGGGAACTCCCCCGGTAATCCTCCCGAGAATCTTTCCGAGAATCTTTACACCAATCATCTCTCACCCCCTCAACCAAACCCGCTCCCCTGGCCCTTAGCTCAGAACTTTCTTCCACTTCTGTGGGGATTCTGGGGATCCAGACGGTTCGCACATGATCTCCATGGGGTGACAATCTCCTGGTCGGCGCTGAGGATTTTTGCCCCAGACTAGGTCCCCGGATTCGGGGCTCCCCGTTTTCTGGGTTAGCTTGTTGAAGTTGTTACTAGAGAAAAACTTGACGGCGAAGCGTGATACTCCAGCCGGGAGAAACACATATAAGGGCAGAGTGATGCCCTCCAGTTGACAGCTTTTCTGACTTAACAGCCACAAACACCATCTAACATCTACAAGTTCAACTCGTCTCTTCTTATATATCCTCTCTTCGCCATCATGGGCAAAAAGGAATCTCTAGCCCTCAAGTCGGGCAACGAGGTCTACAAAGCGTACCGCAACAACACAGACCAGAAATGGATTCGGGACCCTGGACTGAGAAAGCTCAACATGGGCCTTGCCTTCATGTTCTCATCCGCAGCTGCAAACGGTATGCACATCTTCTTTCCCTTTCCATTGTCCTATTTTTCTCGAGAGTCCCGTTGAGAACAGCAACGACATTTGGTCTTGTCCCTCCCAGCTCATCCCACAACAACCAACTTGAACCCCTGTTGGATGCTGCTCTACGCACCAATCAGCTAACTCGAAACAGGCTTTGACGGAAGTCTCATGAATGGCCTCTTGATCATCCCACAATGTAAGTGACTGTTGCTGAAGAATAAGTTGCAAGTATCCTGATGGAAATCATAGGGAGCGACGACATCGGAGACGTCAGCCCCAGCATCCTCggcctcatcatcgccggaATCAGCCTAGGCGGACTTCCTACCTTCATCCCGGCTGCATATGTCAGCGACTGGATGGGTCGTCGATTCACCATCGCCCTGGGCTCATCCATCATGGTTGCAGCAGCCATCATCCAAGCCGTCACCAACGGGCCATGGGCATTCCTCGGTACCAAGATCATGCTCGGAGTTGGACTTGGCTTCGCTCAGacttctgctcctcctctcaCGACCGAGATTGCCCACCCAAGACATCGCGCCAACGTTACAAACCTTTTTCAGGCCATTTGGTTCTGGGGCGCCATTCTTTCCGCCGTCGTCACCATGGGAACGCTCCACATGAgcgggagctggagctggagactTCCCGTCCTCTTCCAGGCCTTCTTCCCTGCCCTGCAGCTCTGtggcctcttcttcgtcCCCGAATCCCCAAGATGGCTGATCTCCAAAGGCCGACGCGATGAGGCGTTCCAGATCTTGGCCAGGTACCACTCCAATGGTGACACTTCAGACGAGCTTGTCAACTTTGAGTTCAACGAGATATGCACTGCCATTGAGCAAGAACGTGAAATAGAAAAGCCCGGCATCATGTCCTTCTTCAAGACGAGGGGTAACCGTCATCGGTTGTTGATCTGTGTCTTGGTTGGATTCATGATTCAGTGGGCTGGCAACGGTGAGAAACAATTCGAACATTGGCCATGGGGTTCATCAACTAACTCTTCCTAGGCATCGTGTCTTACTATCTCGCCCCCATCTTGGAGAGCGTCGGCGTCACTAATTCAGTCTCGCAGGCCGGAATCAACCTCGGCCTACAAGTCTGGaacgccatcctcgccgcACTAGGCGCAATGGCTTGTGAGCGATACGGCCGACGACCTCTATGGCTCTTATCGGCCACCGGCATGCTCTGCtccttcatcgtcatcacggCCCTATCGGCTGTCTTCGCCGACCACGGAAACAAGGCTGCTGGCAATGCCGTCGTACCTTTCCTGTTTATCTTCTTTGGATTCTATGTCATTGCCTTCACGCCACTATCAATTGCCTATCCAGTCGAGATTCTACCTTTCGATCTCCGATCAAAGGGCTTGAGTATCAACCTGAGCGTCGTCTTCGGAGCTGGTTTCTTCAACCGTAAGTTTGATCCAACTCCCCTCCTCAACCCTTGTCTAACAGCGCTGCAGAGTATGTGAACCCGATTGCTCTCGACGCGATCCAATGGAAGTTCTACTTTGTCTACATCGGAACCCTAGCTGCGATGCTGCCGACTATCTGGTTCCTCTTCCCCGAAACAAAGGGAAGAACTCTGGAAGAGATCGCTGTAGTCTTTGACGGCCCTGGTGTCAATCACTTGGATGCCGGTGATAGGGTGTTTGGTGGTGGCAAGTCGATTGATGCACAGAGTGTCGCTCCTGAGGCGGAGCATATCTAAAGAGTAGTCGTAAACAACCAAAAGAAAGGACAAGTCCTCCCTCGAAAAACATCCTAGAAAGAAATACGCAGTAGATGATACTCAGATTGTTAATATTCGAAAGTATGATTAAGACATGAACACTTAAAAGAGCTCTTCCTCCAGTCCATAAGATtacctca
This region of Fusarium falciforme chromosome 5, complete sequence genomic DNA includes:
- a CDS encoding Aamy domain-containing protein, encoding MPSATSLPNASPVTEAWWKEASVYQIYPSSFKDSNGDGIGDIPGVIEKLDYLKQLGVDIVWVCPIYPSPKVDMGYDVADYCDIDPQYGTLGDVERLIEGLHQRGMKFLMDLVVNHTSDQHKWFQESKSSRDNKYRDWYIWRKPRYDKDGTRQPPNNWGAFFGGSAWEYDEATDEYYLHLFAKEQPDLNWEHPPVRDAVHDIIRFWLDKGVDGFRMDVINFISKTPGLPDAEVTIPSAKYQSGVEHFACGPRLHEYLQDIGKILKEYNAFSVGEMPSVQDPKEVIKSVGESRGELNMIFNFEIVDMDHGDQGKFSPRKWAMSDLKSIVDKWQTFMYKNRGWNALYLENHDQARTISRWASDKPEFRNLAAKMFATFLCFQSGTVFVYQGQELGMANMPETWDISEYRDLETLNHWEELNEIVGSDAAALDIARKEYRLKSRDHARLPVQWNSSPNAGFSTGTPWIRVNDDYKTCNAAAQVSATGSVFEYWRSTLALRKDLRSIFVYGDFELLDRSHDDVFAYSRSSGDQKAVVVCNFRETLVTWDVPPSVNLSSGKVLLSNYLEVDVTQDKLALRPFEALVVSVKKE
- a CDS encoding MFS domain-containing protein codes for the protein MGKKESLALKSGNEVYKAYRNNTDQKWIRDPGLRKLNMGLAFMFSSAAANGFDGSLMNGLLIIPQWSDDIGDVSPSILGLIIAGISLGGLPTFIPAAYVSDWMGRRFTIALGSSIMVAAAIIQAVTNGPWAFLGTKIMLGVGLGFAQTSAPPLTTEIAHPRHRANVTNLFQAIWFWGAILSAVVTMGTLHMSGSWSWRLPVLFQAFFPALQLCGLFFVPESPRWLISKGRRDEAFQILARYHSNGDTSDELVNFEFNEICTAIEQEREIEKPGIMSFFKTRGNRHRLLICVLVGFMIQWAGNGIVSYYLAPILESVGVTNSVSQAGINLGLQVWNAILAALGAMACERYGRRPLWLLSATGMLCSFIVITALSAVFADHGNKAAGNAVVPFLFIFFGFYVIAFTPLSIAYPVEILPFDLRSKGLSINLSVVFGAGFFNQYVNPIALDAIQWKFYFVYIGTLAAMLPTIWFLFPETKGRTLEEIAVVFDGPGVNHLDAGDRVFGGGKSIDAQSVAPEAEHI